From Caulobacter segnis, a single genomic window includes:
- a CDS encoding polysaccharide biosynthesis/export family protein, whose protein sequence is MIDVSKLSRSLAMLALAVCMTFGALGGVAHAQQAAIGGTPVSAAAQSMDYLLGPGDKVRVTVYGEDSLSGEFFVTGSGLMSLPLIGELKAGGLTVGQFQIAVQRALSDGYLKDPRVSAEVLTFRPFYILGEVEKPGTYPYTSGLTVLNAVATAGGFTYRADKKNVWIKHNGETTEEKSELTPSTVVAPGDTIRLGERFF, encoded by the coding sequence ATGATCGATGTTTCGAAACTCTCGCGCTCGCTCGCGATGCTGGCGCTGGCCGTCTGCATGACGTTCGGCGCGCTGGGCGGCGTCGCCCACGCCCAGCAGGCGGCGATCGGCGGCACGCCCGTTTCGGCGGCGGCCCAGTCGATGGACTACCTGCTTGGCCCGGGCGACAAGGTCCGGGTGACCGTCTACGGCGAGGATTCGCTCTCGGGCGAATTCTTCGTTACCGGCAGCGGCCTGATGTCCCTGCCGCTGATCGGTGAGCTGAAGGCGGGCGGTCTTACGGTTGGCCAATTCCAGATCGCCGTGCAGCGGGCGCTTAGCGATGGCTATCTGAAGGATCCGCGCGTCAGCGCCGAGGTGCTGACCTTCCGGCCCTTCTACATCCTCGGCGAGGTCGAGAAGCCGGGCACCTATCCCTACACCTCGGGCCTGACGGTTCTGAACGCCGTGGCCACCGCCGGCGGCTTTACCTATCGCGCCGACAAGAAGAACGTGTGGATCAAGCACAACGGCGAGACCACCGAGGAGAAGTCGGAGTTGACGCCCTCGACCGTCGTGGCGCCCGGCGACACGATCCGGCTGGGCGAGCGCTTCTTCTGA
- a CDS encoding outer membrane beta-barrel protein produces the protein MKLLTCSAAVACIAFTAPQIAQAQDLGSNFKRDKNVSVRQRPRPDYEATGQKAGGFTVYPRVTVDLEHNDNIYAVATGKTDDNIWRVKPEVAVRSDWSRHALGFFAGANVIRYTDNDTENAEEYTLAGNGRIDIDRGSNIALSAQAQRLVEPRTSPTAPTASGEPVKYDLNQGSIVLTKEFNRLRVTGRVDDRDFNYKDVRNIAGTGTVDQDFRDRNEIYYGAKAEYAVSPDTAVYFSALGNKKDYDTKIVASDRSSDGYVVGVGANFDVSELVRGDIQVGYMKQSYDNPAFSKVDGFNAAGRVEWFPTQLTTIGVNGSRTIEESTAVGSQGYISNNIGASIDHELLRNVLVSAAYTHGKDNYKGVDRDDKRDNFSATATYLLNRRVGLFLTYNYLKQDSSGAQSGASFKDNKVIASVALQF, from the coding sequence ATGAAACTCCTGACGTGCTCGGCCGCCGTGGCCTGTATCGCGTTCACCGCGCCCCAAATTGCTCAGGCGCAAGATCTCGGTTCCAACTTCAAGCGCGACAAGAACGTCTCCGTTCGTCAGCGCCCGCGCCCCGACTACGAGGCGACCGGCCAGAAGGCCGGCGGCTTTACGGTCTATCCGCGCGTGACGGTGGATCTCGAGCATAACGACAACATCTACGCCGTCGCGACCGGCAAGACCGACGACAACATCTGGCGCGTAAAGCCGGAAGTGGCGGTCCGTTCGGACTGGTCGCGTCATGCGCTGGGCTTCTTCGCTGGCGCCAACGTGATCCGCTACACCGACAACGATACGGAAAACGCCGAGGAATACACCCTCGCGGGCAACGGCCGGATCGACATCGACCGCGGCTCCAACATCGCCCTCTCGGCCCAGGCCCAAAGGCTTGTCGAGCCGCGCACCTCGCCGACCGCTCCCACGGCGTCGGGTGAGCCGGTCAAATACGATCTGAACCAAGGTTCGATCGTGCTGACCAAGGAGTTCAACCGCCTTCGTGTCACCGGTCGCGTGGACGACAGGGACTTCAACTACAAGGACGTTCGTAATATCGCTGGCACGGGCACCGTCGACCAGGACTTCCGTGACCGCAATGAAATCTACTACGGCGCCAAGGCCGAGTACGCGGTCAGCCCGGACACAGCCGTCTATTTCTCGGCCCTTGGCAACAAGAAGGACTACGACACCAAGATCGTTGCTTCTGACCGTTCGTCGGACGGCTACGTGGTCGGCGTCGGCGCCAATTTCGATGTTTCCGAACTGGTGCGTGGCGACATCCAGGTCGGCTACATGAAGCAGTCCTACGACAATCCGGCCTTCAGCAAGGTTGACGGTTTCAACGCGGCGGGCCGCGTGGAATGGTTCCCGACCCAGCTGACGACGATCGGCGTGAACGGGTCGCGCACCATCGAGGAATCGACGGCTGTCGGTTCGCAGGGCTACATCTCGAATAACATCGGGGCGTCGATCGACCACGAACTCCTGCGCAATGTCCTGGTGTCGGCCGCCTACACGCATGGCAAGGACAACTACAAGGGCGTCGATCGCGACGACAAGCGCGACAACTTCTCGGCGACGGCGACCTATCTGTTGAACCGCCGCGTGGGCCTGTTCCTGACGTATAACTACCTGAAGCAGGACTCGAGCGGCGCCCAGAGCGGCGCTTCGTTCAAGGACAACAAGGTGATCGCTTCGGTCGCCCTGCAGTTCTGA
- a CDS encoding rhodanese-like domain-containing protein: MSFVSALPAAPSPVAIAHFSHRLAVETDCTDVAAELRTGQADFVLLQVVGTPQIYARRHVPGALHLPYVEITAERMAAWPVDTLFVVYCAGAHCNGADRAALKLAMLGRPVKVMKGGIAGWKEQGLPFATGTWPGSLFVP; this comes from the coding sequence TTGAGTTTCGTTTCCGCCCTTCCCGCCGCGCCGTCGCCGGTAGCTATCGCCCACTTCTCCCACCGCCTGGCCGTGGAGACCGATTGTACCGACGTCGCGGCGGAGCTGCGAACCGGCCAGGCTGACTTCGTGCTGCTGCAGGTTGTAGGCACGCCGCAGATCTATGCCCGCCGCCACGTGCCTGGCGCTCTGCACTTGCCGTACGTCGAGATCACAGCCGAGCGAATGGCGGCGTGGCCGGTCGACACCCTGTTCGTGGTCTATTGCGCTGGGGCGCACTGCAACGGCGCAGATCGCGCCGCGCTGAAGCTGGCGATGCTGGGTCGCCCCGTGAAAGTGATGAAGGGCGGAATCGCCGGGTGGAAGGAGCAAGGCCTGCCGTTCGCGACCGGGACGTGGCCGGGAAGCCTGTTCGTCCCCTGA
- the ftrA gene encoding transcriptional regulator FtrA codes for MPKSSLRPTSANGPKNLKVVALVYDGLRTFEFGSAVELFGLPRPEMGPNWYTFATAAIEQGPLRGLGGVQVIADGGLDLVEQAGTIIVAGWRGADKPVPQPVIEALQKAHASGARVMSICSGVFVLAAAGLLKGRRATTHWHDVDTLRVRYPDIDVVPDVLYVDEGDILTSAGSAAGLDLGLHLIRRDFGPRAANIVARRLVVPPHRDGGQAQLIQEPVPDALESSRLSPILDRMRANLGREHTVKALAEAAGMSSRTFLRRFEAATGTTPARWLLAERLARARDLLETTPAGVEQIAHAVGFRAAALRRHFRARFATTPRVYRARFTSAT; via the coding sequence ATGCCAAAATCATCCCTTCGTCCGACGTCGGCCAACGGTCCCAAGAACTTGAAGGTCGTGGCCCTGGTCTATGACGGCCTGCGCACGTTCGAGTTTGGATCGGCGGTCGAGCTTTTTGGGTTGCCGCGGCCGGAAATGGGCCCCAACTGGTACACCTTCGCGACGGCGGCGATCGAGCAGGGCCCGTTGCGCGGCCTTGGCGGCGTCCAAGTCATCGCCGATGGCGGGCTGGACCTGGTGGAGCAGGCGGGCACGATCATCGTCGCGGGCTGGCGGGGCGCGGACAAGCCCGTCCCCCAACCGGTGATCGAGGCGCTCCAGAAGGCTCACGCTAGCGGCGCGCGGGTAATGTCGATCTGCTCGGGCGTCTTCGTACTGGCGGCGGCGGGCCTGCTGAAGGGGCGACGCGCGACCACCCACTGGCACGATGTCGATACGCTCCGCGTCCGTTATCCGGATATCGATGTGGTGCCGGACGTGCTCTATGTAGACGAGGGCGACATCCTGACCTCGGCCGGTAGCGCCGCGGGGCTGGACCTGGGCCTGCACTTGATACGCCGGGACTTCGGTCCGAGGGCGGCCAATATCGTGGCCCGGAGGCTGGTGGTACCGCCCCATCGCGACGGCGGCCAGGCGCAGCTGATCCAGGAGCCGGTGCCCGACGCTTTGGAGTCCTCGCGCCTCTCGCCGATCCTGGACCGCATGCGCGCCAACCTCGGTCGCGAACACACGGTCAAGGCCCTGGCGGAAGCCGCGGGCATGAGCTCGCGCACCTTCCTGCGCCGCTTCGAGGCCGCTACCGGTACGACCCCGGCCCGCTGGCTATTGGCCGAGCGCCTGGCCCGAGCCCGCGACCTGCTGGAGACGACGCCGGCGGGCGTCGAGCAGATCGCCCACGCTGTCGGTTTCCGCGCTGCCGCCCTGCGCCGCCACTTCCGTGCACGGTTCGCGACCACGCCCCGGGTGTATAGGGCGCGGTTCACATCCGCGACCTAG
- a CDS encoding O-antigen ligase family protein translates to MILVEIIAFGASDVAVAAVFGVFQAAFLLSLLLFCGWARKASGGATSLWPGLMFLALLVAVAWSLTPFGPGGAHPVWRYLGPHGGSITVDRSSLVINILRLLGLACLFVASQIIGASETRRRALIWYLLLALGAFAALAIVNHVGLRARPRLTATLLSPNSAASLMGVGVVFATAFFSQAIQRAGGSLRLDRLGLGASVSLGLAAVFGVGLALTASRGGIFATVVGLAVLLTWQVIAQGRKVRAVAIIGGLAALLVVVGLAMRSADLTAARLENLQGDATVRQMISAAHWEAFKSSPWFGFGLGSFPVVNQMIMTTENLKVLFDVRATHNLYLQWLEEGGIVGSLFMLSWLLVALWRAGGEAMKPGMAGTLARAAIAAALVVLLHGFSDFAAQVPALQALFAVGLGAVTASAPAPRRRDTQVVPPRGAIAFASVVLVVSLLAAIPLVASRFGGDLSAMPTASAEVLATSIEAGLARNAPDAKAKARLEALSRREVAMRPGSGGAWLRKSAVDFQRGDVTAANQALEHSLDVAPLQTSLFVSRTRLAYENWPLLSSEARRQVMYQARIEYGRQNGERRLKALANTIQNPSGRIGLAFLIVAERAARAQDQLP, encoded by the coding sequence TTGATCCTGGTCGAGATCATTGCATTCGGCGCCAGCGACGTGGCCGTGGCGGCCGTCTTCGGCGTCTTTCAGGCAGCCTTTCTGCTGAGCCTCCTGCTCTTCTGCGGTTGGGCGCGAAAGGCGTCCGGGGGGGCGACCTCGCTCTGGCCTGGCCTGATGTTCTTGGCCCTGCTGGTGGCCGTCGCCTGGAGCCTGACGCCGTTTGGGCCTGGCGGGGCGCATCCCGTTTGGCGTTATCTGGGGCCGCACGGCGGGTCGATCACCGTCGATCGCTCATCCCTCGTTATCAATATCCTGCGCCTCTTGGGCCTGGCCTGCCTGTTCGTGGCCAGCCAGATCATTGGCGCTTCCGAGACCCGGCGCAGGGCGCTGATCTGGTATCTGCTGCTCGCCCTGGGCGCGTTCGCCGCGTTGGCGATCGTCAACCATGTCGGCCTCCGCGCCAGACCGCGCCTGACGGCCACGCTGTTGAGTCCCAATAGCGCCGCGAGCCTGATGGGCGTTGGGGTTGTCTTCGCGACGGCCTTCTTCTCGCAGGCGATCCAGCGCGCCGGCGGCTCGCTGCGGCTCGACAGGCTGGGCCTGGGCGCCAGTGTCAGCCTTGGCCTGGCGGCGGTGTTCGGTGTCGGCCTGGCCCTGACCGCATCGCGGGGCGGCATCTTCGCCACGGTTGTCGGCTTGGCGGTATTGCTGACCTGGCAGGTCATCGCCCAAGGGCGGAAGGTTCGCGCGGTGGCGATCATCGGCGGCCTCGCGGCGCTGTTGGTCGTGGTTGGCCTGGCCATGCGCAGCGCAGACCTCACGGCCGCGCGCCTGGAGAACCTGCAGGGCGATGCGACCGTTCGTCAAATGATCTCGGCCGCTCACTGGGAGGCGTTCAAGTCGTCACCTTGGTTCGGCTTCGGTCTGGGCTCATTCCCCGTGGTCAATCAGATGATTATGACCACCGAAAACCTGAAAGTGTTGTTCGACGTTCGCGCCACCCATAACCTCTATCTCCAATGGCTCGAGGAAGGCGGAATCGTCGGCAGCCTGTTCATGCTGTCCTGGCTGCTCGTCGCGCTCTGGCGCGCGGGCGGCGAGGCGATGAAGCCGGGCATGGCCGGGACGCTGGCGCGAGCGGCCATCGCTGCGGCTTTGGTCGTGCTGCTGCATGGCTTTTCCGATTTCGCCGCTCAGGTTCCGGCCCTGCAGGCCCTGTTCGCGGTTGGCCTGGGCGCCGTGACGGCCTCCGCGCCCGCCCCACGCCGTCGCGATACGCAAGTTGTCCCGCCCCGCGGCGCGATCGCCTTCGCGAGCGTGGTGTTGGTCGTCTCTCTGCTGGCGGCGATCCCGCTCGTCGCCTCCCGGTTCGGCGGCGATCTTTCGGCCATGCCGACGGCCTCCGCTGAAGTGTTGGCGACCAGCATCGAGGCCGGCCTGGCGCGAAACGCTCCTGATGCCAAGGCCAAGGCCCGGCTGGAGGCGCTGAGCCGCCGCGAGGTGGCGATGCGTCCCGGGTCGGGCGGCGCTTGGCTGCGGAAATCGGCGGTCGATTTCCAGCGCGGAGACGTCACGGCGGCCAACCAGGCGCTGGAGCACTCCCTCGACGTGGCCCCGCTGCAGACCAGCCTGTTCGTTAGCAGGACACGCCTGGCCTACGAGAACTGGCCGCTGCTGAGCTCGGAGGCGCGGCGGCAGGTCATGTACCAGGCGAGGATCGAGTATGGCCGGCAGAACGGCGAACGTCGCCTGAAGGCTCTGGCCAACACCATCCAGAACCCGTCGGGACGGATCGGTCTGGCCTTCCTGATCGTCGCCGAACGGGCCGCCAGGGCCCAAGACCAACTGCCGTAG
- a CDS encoding transglutaminase-like cysteine peptidase, which translates to MFNTRNTVIGIAAAVATMTGASAQAGSMPFMPRGEGVSAPMGFAELCRRDSETCGLPNSQLALLGVGPRASFTPTSSVGAAAPLHHEADPKPTTDGVQPALAEASPVVAVEDAGQPREALAAAAPVAANEPVAIEPAVSTWGARGEREQLKLLNQINQAVNREVKKASDMDLYGMPEYWSLPRMIGGKLYGDCEDYALEKRRRLIAAGVPESALSLAVAVTARGEGHAVLMISLKSGDMVLDNLTPWATPWEDLNYHWVQRQVPGTALWTTAV; encoded by the coding sequence ATGTTCAACACGCGCAACACTGTTATCGGAATTGCCGCCGCCGTCGCGACGATGACCGGCGCCAGCGCCCAAGCCGGCTCCATGCCGTTCATGCCGCGCGGCGAGGGCGTCAGCGCCCCGATGGGCTTCGCCGAGCTCTGCCGCCGCGACTCCGAGACCTGCGGCCTGCCGAACAGCCAACTGGCCCTGCTGGGCGTCGGTCCCCGCGCCAGCTTCACCCCGACCTCGTCGGTGGGCGCCGCCGCGCCGCTTCACCATGAAGCCGACCCGAAGCCCACGACCGACGGCGTCCAGCCGGCCCTGGCCGAAGCCTCGCCGGTCGTCGCGGTCGAAGACGCCGGCCAGCCCCGCGAAGCCCTGGCCGCGGCGGCTCCGGTCGCCGCCAACGAACCGGTCGCCATCGAGCCGGCCGTGTCGACCTGGGGCGCGCGCGGCGAGCGCGAGCAGCTGAAGCTGCTGAACCAGATCAACCAGGCGGTCAATCGCGAGGTCAAGAAGGCCAGCGACATGGACCTCTACGGCATGCCCGAATACTGGTCGCTGCCGCGGATGATCGGCGGCAAGCTGTATGGCGATTGCGAGGACTACGCCCTGGAGAAGCGCCGCCGCCTGATCGCCGCCGGCGTCCCGGAAAGCGCCCTGTCGCTGGCCGTCGCCGTCACCGCGCGCGGCGAAGGCCACGCCGTGCTGATGATCTCGCTGAAGAGCGGCGACATGGTGCTGGACAACCTCACCCCCTGGGCCACGCCCTGGGAAGACCTGAACTACCACTGGGTCCAGCGCCAGGTTCCCGGCACCGCCCTGTGGACCACCGCCGTCTGA
- a CDS encoding sugar transferase yields the protein MDGGSFSEFLAPGLNRPLPRVAVDLRKRGLDIAASALLLILFAPLLLLAALLIKLESPGPALFRQTRGGLGGARFQILKLRTMHCREDGPDLVQARRGDNRVTRTGRILRATSIDELPQLLNVLRGDMSLVGPRPHAAAHDDYYGVRIPEYYARYQARPGLTGWAQVKGLRGGTDTVEAMRRRVEADIDYIQSWSILKDAKIVLLTIPSLLISGNAY from the coding sequence GTGGACGGGGGATCGTTTAGCGAATTTCTCGCGCCAGGATTGAATAGGCCGCTTCCGCGTGTCGCGGTGGACTTGCGTAAACGCGGGCTCGACATCGCCGCCTCGGCCTTGCTGCTCATATTGTTCGCGCCCTTGCTCCTGCTGGCCGCCTTGCTGATCAAGCTGGAGTCCCCCGGCCCCGCCCTCTTCCGCCAGACGCGTGGCGGCCTGGGCGGCGCGCGGTTCCAGATCCTGAAGCTACGCACCATGCATTGCCGCGAGGATGGTCCCGATCTCGTCCAGGCTCGGCGTGGCGACAACCGCGTCACCCGTACCGGACGCATTCTGCGAGCCACCAGCATCGACGAGCTGCCGCAGTTGCTGAATGTCCTGCGGGGCGACATGTCCCTGGTTGGACCGCGCCCACACGCGGCCGCCCACGACGACTACTACGGCGTACGGATTCCCGAATATTATGCGCGCTACCAGGCGCGCCCTGGTTTGACGGGTTGGGCGCAGGTCAAGGGCCTACGCGGCGGCACGGACACCGTCGAGGCCATGCGGCGGCGGGTCGAGGCGGATATCGACTATATCCAGTCCTGGTCGATCCTGAAGGACGCCAAGATCGTCCTCTTGACCATCCCCAGCCTGCTGATCTCCGGAAACGCCTACTGA
- a CDS encoding GumC family protein, protein MDGSGFETSNAPVNDTGALSFDLNLVIATFRRRFRLFAAVAVVVFAAVVLFTLQQTPKYTATAQVMLDVRKEQVTDMNAVLSGLPADSSVVDTEVEVLKSRSLAARVVKDLKLEQDPYFNPYLANAKGATAWLSSLKKAAAPTAVTDPVELQRQRERIVDRVLGGLKVRRAGLTYLISIEYTHTDPKRAADLANAFANLYLTEQLEAKFDATQKANEWLDTRVAELRDQVQQADAAVQQYKIANNLLSAEGATLTEQEISGLNQQLALSRAAQAETDARLNIARQQLARGSTGEDVGESLNSPVVQQLRQQRATKSAQVADLAGRYGDRHPDLLKAKRELADIDGQIQAEIRRIISNLEAQAQVARQRTGSVASSVSASRGTLAGNNRAAIGLAELERKAQSVKTLYETLLARFKQTTTQDGIEQADARVVSPAKIPTGPSYPKPSLNFALGLVLALGAGVAAVVLAEILMAGLFTEDEVERRLGLPYLGAVPSLGTTVDDAKTLKGLTPPDYLLAKPLSSFAESLRKLRASILFSKVGETVKVIAVTSSLPGEGKTTTTFSLARTLASSGAKVVVVDCDLRQSAISQFLKEPASVGLLEVLNGVSTLDQALVNDESGAQILPLAKSAYTPRDVLGSAAMHRLLQELRNRYEIVLLDTAPLLAIADTRILAPHADAVVMLVRWKKTPVKAVQSALGLLQGTRAFIAGVALTQMDLKAQSRYGYGDSYYYYANYRKYYAD, encoded by the coding sequence ATGGACGGCTCCGGTTTTGAAACTTCGAACGCTCCGGTGAATGACACCGGAGCGTTGTCTTTTGACCTGAATCTCGTGATCGCGACGTTCAGGCGACGCTTCCGGCTGTTCGCGGCCGTGGCGGTGGTCGTGTTCGCGGCGGTGGTGCTGTTCACCCTGCAGCAGACGCCCAAGTACACGGCGACGGCCCAGGTCATGCTGGACGTGCGCAAGGAACAGGTCACCGACATGAACGCGGTGCTCTCGGGGCTGCCGGCGGATTCGTCCGTCGTCGACACCGAGGTCGAGGTTCTGAAGTCGCGCTCCTTGGCCGCCCGGGTCGTCAAGGACCTGAAGCTCGAGCAGGATCCGTATTTTAATCCTTATCTGGCGAACGCCAAGGGAGCGACGGCATGGTTGTCGTCGCTCAAGAAGGCTGCGGCGCCGACGGCGGTCACGGATCCCGTGGAGCTCCAGCGCCAGCGCGAACGTATCGTCGACAGGGTGCTGGGCGGGCTCAAGGTCCGTCGAGCGGGCCTGACCTATCTGATCTCGATCGAATACACGCACACCGATCCAAAGCGGGCCGCGGATCTGGCCAACGCCTTCGCCAATCTCTACCTGACCGAGCAGCTCGAGGCGAAGTTCGACGCGACCCAGAAGGCCAACGAATGGCTGGACACCCGTGTCGCCGAACTGCGCGACCAGGTGCAGCAGGCTGACGCCGCGGTCCAGCAGTACAAGATCGCCAACAACCTGCTCAGCGCCGAGGGCGCCACCCTGACCGAGCAGGAAATCTCGGGCCTGAACCAGCAACTGGCCCTGAGCCGGGCCGCGCAGGCCGAAACCGATGCTCGCCTCAATATCGCTCGCCAGCAGCTGGCGCGCGGCAGCACGGGCGAAGATGTCGGGGAGTCCCTCAATTCGCCGGTCGTGCAGCAGCTGCGCCAGCAGCGGGCCACCAAGAGCGCCCAGGTCGCCGATCTGGCCGGTCGCTATGGCGATCGTCACCCGGATCTTTTGAAGGCCAAGCGCGAGCTCGCCGACATCGACGGCCAGATCCAGGCCGAAATCCGCCGCATCATCTCCAATCTCGAGGCGCAGGCCCAGGTCGCGCGTCAGCGCACCGGTTCGGTGGCTTCGAGCGTCTCGGCCTCCAGGGGTACGCTGGCGGGCAATAACCGCGCCGCCATTGGTTTGGCCGAACTGGAGCGCAAGGCTCAGTCGGTCAAGACGCTGTACGAGACTCTGCTGGCTCGCTTCAAGCAGACCACGACCCAAGATGGCATCGAGCAGGCCGACGCCCGCGTGGTGTCGCCCGCCAAGATCCCGACCGGCCCGAGCTATCCCAAGCCTTCGCTGAATTTCGCGCTGGGCTTGGTTCTGGCGCTGGGCGCTGGCGTCGCGGCGGTGGTGCTGGCCGAGATCCTGATGGCCGGCCTGTTCACTGAGGACGAGGTCGAGCGTCGTTTGGGCCTGCCCTATCTGGGCGCGGTGCCGAGCCTTGGCACCACGGTCGACGACGCCAAGACCCTGAAGGGCCTCACGCCGCCGGACTATCTGTTGGCCAAGCCACTTTCCAGCTTTGCCGAGAGCCTGCGCAAGCTGCGCGCGTCGATCCTGTTCTCCAAGGTCGGTGAGACGGTGAAAGTCATCGCGGTGACCTCGTCCCTGCCGGGCGAAGGCAAGACCACGACGACCTTCTCCCTGGCGCGCACCCTGGCCAGCTCGGGCGCCAAGGTCGTGGTCGTCGACTGCGACTTGCGCCAGAGCGCCATCAGCCAGTTCCTGAAAGAGCCGGCGTCGGTCGGCTTGCTGGAAGTGCTGAATGGCGTGAGCACCCTGGACCAGGCGCTGGTCAACGACGAAAGCGGCGCCCAGATTCTGCCGCTCGCCAAGTCGGCCTACACGCCGCGTGACGTGCTCGGTTCGGCGGCCATGCATCGCCTGCTGCAGGAGTTGCGCAACCGCTACGAAATTGTCCTTCTGGACACAGCCCCGCTGCTGGCGATCGCCGACACCCGCATCCTGGCGCCGCATGCGGACGCCGTCGTGATGCTGGTCCGTTGGAAGAAGACGCCGGTGAAGGCGGTGCAGTCGGCCCTGGGTCTGCTTCAGGGCACGCGCGCGTTCATCGCCGGCGTCGCCCTGACCCAGATGGACCTCAAGGCTCAGTCCCGCTACGGCTACGGCGACTCCTACTATTACTACGCCAACTATCGAAAGTACTATGCGGACTAG
- a CDS encoding metallophosphoesterase family protein, with protein MFKSLFRPKQQPGRAVSTDGRVVYAVGDVHGRLDLLDGLVDRMTEDYRATGREDRPVLVMLGDYVDRGAQSAAVIDRLIDLKAQAANEGRFEFRALMGNHEETLLHFLDDPQAGPSWVEYGGGETMASYGVQRPVGRADPEVWEQTRQAFRAAFPVAHATFLRQLELMVVYGDYVFVHAGVRPGLPLERQVAADLLWIRNEFLDNPHGLGATVVHGHTPVEEVFVGRQRINVDTGAYATGVLTAVRLDGGEPKIIQFSKARAA; from the coding sequence ATGTTCAAATCCCTGTTCCGTCCCAAGCAGCAGCCCGGCCGCGCCGTCTCCACGGACGGTCGCGTGGTTTACGCCGTTGGCGATGTTCACGGGCGGCTGGACCTGCTGGACGGCCTGGTCGATCGGATGACCGAGGACTATCGGGCCACGGGCCGCGAGGATCGGCCGGTGCTGGTCATGCTCGGCGACTATGTCGACCGGGGCGCCCAGTCGGCGGCGGTGATAGATCGGCTGATCGACCTGAAGGCGCAGGCGGCCAACGAGGGGCGTTTCGAGTTTCGCGCCCTGATGGGCAATCACGAGGAGACGCTGCTGCATTTCCTCGATGACCCGCAGGCGGGACCGTCCTGGGTGGAGTACGGCGGCGGCGAGACCATGGCTTCGTACGGCGTCCAGCGGCCTGTGGGCCGGGCCGATCCGGAGGTCTGGGAGCAGACCCGACAGGCCTTCCGCGCGGCCTTCCCGGTGGCGCACGCGACCTTCCTGCGTCAACTGGAGCTGATGGTCGTCTATGGCGACTATGTCTTCGTGCACGCGGGCGTGCGGCCGGGCCTGCCGCTGGAGCGCCAGGTGGCCGCCGACCTGCTGTGGATCCGCAACGAGTTCCTCGACAATCCACACGGCCTGGGCGCCACCGTCGTTCACGGCCATACGCCGGTGGAAGAGGTGTTCGTCGGGCGCCAGCGGATCAATGTCGACACGGGCGCCTACGCCACTGGCGTCCTGACCGCCGTTAGACTTGATGGCGGCGAGCCGAAGATCATTCAGTTCAGTAAAGCGCGCGCCGCCTGA
- a CDS encoding DUF6894 family protein: protein MPRYLFHTQDGHVFHDNEGRELANPAEARRAALNFLSENLRDNGAFWETGSYQVTVTDADNLVLFTLEVLATMSPAMLGQAGR, encoded by the coding sequence ATGCCTCGCTACCTGTTTCATACCCAAGACGGCCACGTGTTCCACGACAATGAGGGCAGAGAACTCGCGAACCCCGCGGAAGCGAGGCGGGCTGCCCTGAACTTTCTCAGCGAGAATCTGAGGGACAATGGCGCCTTCTGGGAAACAGGCTCCTACCAGGTCACGGTGACAGACGCCGACAACCTCGTGCTGTTCACCCTAGAAGTTCTGGCGACGATGAGCCCAGCAATGTTAGGCCAAGCCGGCAGGTAG